The genomic region ACACAATTGCTCAAGACATCATCCACTTGATCCTTTGCATGTCAGAAGTTATTGCTAACGATCCAGCAGTAGCTCCACACTTGCAAGTAGTTATGGTTGAAAACTACAACGTTACTGCAGCAAGCTTCCTTATCCCAGCATGTGATATCTCAGAACAAATCTCACTTGCTTCTAAAGAAGCTTCAGGTACTGGTAACATGAAATTCATGTTGAACGGAGCTTTGACACTTGGTACTATGGACGGTGCTAACGTGGAAATCGCTGAGTTGGTTGGCGACGAAAACATCTACATCTTTGGTGAAGATTCAGAAACTGTTATCGACCTTTACGCAAAAGCAGCTTACAAATCAAGCGAATTCTACGCTCGTGAAGCTATCAAACCATTGGTTGACTTCATCGTTAGCGATGCAGTTCTTGCAGCTGGAAACAAAGAGCGCTTGGAACGTCTTTACAATGAATTGATCAACAAAGACTGGTTCATGACTCTTCTTGACTTGGAAGACTACATCAAGGTTAAAGAACAAATGTTGGCTGACTACGAAGACCGTGACGCATGGTTGGATAAAGTCATCGTTAACATTTCTAAAGCAGGATTCTTCTCATCTGACCGTACAATCGCTCAGTATAACGAAGATATCTGGCACTTGAACTAATACTCTTCGAAAATCAAATTCAAACCACGTCAGCGTTGCCTTGCCGTACTCAAGTACAGCCTGCGGCTAGCTTCCTAGTTTGCTCTTTGATTTTCATTGAGTATAAGATACAAGATTTATACTAATACACTTTCCTATAAAGCGAATTTCGATTGAAATTCGCTTTTTTTGAATGCTGTGGATTTGAGTCAATCTTGAATTAAAAAGAGAGAAATCATAGACACATTGAACGCTTAAAATGCTGGTTTTACAACCTTTAAGCCTCGAAATCTACTTAAAAATTACCTCAAATTTCTTGTGTTCGCTTACATAAAGTATTATAATATGATTATAGGAAAGAAGGTGTTCTTATGTGGAAAAAATATTTTTCAAAATATAAATGGACGGATTTATTTTGGATTCTATTTGTTATTTTAACATGCCTCTTGGCGGGTAATAGTAATCTTTACCCCCTTACCCATCAAGAAATCTCTTATCATGGGTGCTTATCGGGAATTACACTTGCCTTATTTCACTTGCTATTTATTGATAAGTTTTTTATTTCGAATCGAAAATAAATGGAGAAGCTAAAAGCTTTAAATGTTTTAGACTTTTGGGATAGATAGTTTAAAAATTGAAATTTAAAACCGCAGATCTTCTTGAAATGCGGTTTTTTGTGTCAATTATAGTACTCTCCCAACCAGAATCTCAGCCTCAATGGTAATCTCTGTCAGTTGGCTCCAGTCAATCTTGCTCTGGTCAATGTGAAAGAGGAGAGGAGTCATACTGAGTAGGGCTTGGAGCTGCTCTGCTGTGATAGTTTTAGTCAGAGAGGCAGTTTGACTAGATAGGATGGTAAAGTGTTCTCGGAAATGATTTTTGATATCTTGGTTGGAATAGTCCTTGTTTGTCAGCTGGTCTTGTACCTTCTGACGGATTTCCTTGAGGTGATTTTTAGTTGGAATAACCTTTATCAAGATACCGTCTTTGGATAAAACGCGACGAAATTCTCCATAGTTGGCAGGGGAAAAGATATCAAGCAGGATATCCATGCTAGCGTCTTTTATAGGAAGACGAGCCAAGTCACCAACGAACCAGTTGACTGCCCAGTTGGGTTCGCTCTTGGCAGCGATTTGGACGGAATCTTTGGAAATATCAAAGGCATAGAAGGTTTTGTCAGGATGCCTTTCTTGGAGTTTGCGAGAATAGAAACCTTCACCGCAACCGATATCTAAGACTGTGGTGCTAGTTTCTGAACTGGCTAGCAAGTCAGATACAGCCTCTAAGATAGCCTGATAAAAGCCGGCTTCTAGGATTTGTTGACGGTTTTGAAAATTTTCCTTGTCGTAGTTAGCAGATTGCTTGATTTGAGGTGCTAGATTGACATAGCCGAATTTCGCCAAGTCAAAAGAATGGCGATTGCTACATTTGAGACTACTCTCTAGCAGAGTCAGATTTTCTTGACAGATGGGACAGGCAAAGGCAGTCGCAGAAGCAAAACGCTGAAGTTTGGGTTTGAGATTTGTATTCATAGTTTAAGTGTATCAAAAGAGGCAAATGAAAGCAACTTTAGGAATAAGTAGATGGGAGATTCAGTAGAAATAAAACTAATACTCTTCGAAAATCAAATTCAAACCACGTCAACGTCGCCTTGCCGTACTCAAGTACAGCCTGCGGCTAGTTTCCTAGTTTGCTCTTTGATTTTCATTGAGTATAATTCTCCAATTTATGAAATGACATTGCTTTTATATCTAAATTGCTATATAATAATGATAAGGAGGAAATAAGTATGTTAAAAGAAGTATTAACCGTCGCAAAAGTTGCGAAAAAATCATCACTCTTTTTGGGTGGTGTCGCATTTGGTACCCTTGGTTTGAAAATCTTGGCAAGTAAGGAAGCTAAAAAAGGTTATTCTAAAGCTTTGGCTAAGGCTTATAAGTTAAAAGACGAGCTAGATGCATCTGTTTCTGTTGTGAAGCAACATGGAGACGATGTCTTGCAAGATGCCAAATATTTGTACGAGCAAGAGAAAAAAGAAGAGCAATTAGATAGCCTTATAGGGGAATAATATGTCTTTTAAAGTGCTACATAGAGGATACCAACATATCCGACTATC from Streptococcus mitis NCTC 12261 harbors:
- a CDS encoding putative RNA methyltransferase; this encodes MNTNLKPKLQRFASATAFACPICQENLTLLESSLKCSNRHSFDLAKFGYVNLAPQIKQSANYDKENFQNRQQILEAGFYQAILEAVSDLLASSETSTTVLDIGCGEGFYSRKLQERHPDKTFYAFDISKDSVQIAAKSEPNWAVNWFVGDLARLPIKDASMDILLDIFSPANYGEFRRVLSKDGILIKVIPTKNHLKEIRQKVQDQLTNKDYSNQDIKNHFREHFTILSSQTASLTKTITAEQLQALLSMTPLLFHIDQSKIDWSQLTEITIEAEILVGRVL
- a CDS encoding DUF6110 family protein — its product is MLKEVLTVAKVAKKSSLFLGGVAFGTLGLKILASKEAKKGYSKALAKAYKLKDELDASVSVVKQHGDDVLQDAKYLYEQEKKEEQLDSLIGE